The Microbacterium horticulturae genome has a window encoding:
- a CDS encoding alpha-ketoacid dehydrogenase subunit beta yields MAENADKQAASAPEITYRQALHDTLRSEMLRDENVFLLGEEIGKFEGSYKITAGMLKEFGPERVRDTPIAEEGFVGAAIGAAMLGMRPVVEIMTLNFSLIAIDQIVNHAAKIYGMFGGQTSVPMVIRTPGGGGQQLAATHSQNIEAWYASVPGLKVLAPSTPADAKAMLTAAIRDDDPVLLLENLSLYNTKGVVPEGEQVAEFGKAKVIVPGTDITVVSYSRAAVIAADVAQRLKPQGISVEVVDLCSLRPLDRETVCRSVMKTGKAVVLEDDWLTYGIGAEIAASIQEGAFDYLDAPVRRVAAAEIPLPYAKSLEKIALPDADALIRVINEQLDATRFAR; encoded by the coding sequence ATGGCTGAGAACGCAGACAAGCAGGCGGCATCCGCCCCCGAGATCACCTACCGTCAGGCGCTGCACGACACGCTGCGCAGCGAGATGCTGCGCGACGAGAACGTCTTTCTGCTCGGCGAGGAGATCGGCAAGTTCGAGGGGTCGTACAAGATCACCGCGGGCATGCTCAAGGAGTTCGGCCCCGAGCGGGTGCGCGACACCCCCATCGCCGAAGAGGGCTTCGTGGGAGCTGCGATCGGCGCGGCCATGCTGGGCATGCGCCCGGTCGTCGAGATCATGACCCTGAACTTCTCGCTGATAGCGATCGACCAGATCGTCAACCACGCGGCGAAGATCTACGGCATGTTCGGCGGTCAGACGTCGGTGCCGATGGTGATCCGCACGCCCGGCGGCGGCGGCCAGCAGCTGGCGGCGACGCACTCGCAGAACATCGAGGCCTGGTACGCGAGCGTGCCGGGGCTCAAGGTGCTGGCGCCCTCGACGCCCGCCGACGCCAAGGCCATGCTGACCGCGGCGATCCGCGACGACGACCCGGTGCTGCTGCTCGAGAACCTGTCGCTGTACAACACCAAGGGTGTCGTGCCCGAGGGCGAACAGGTCGCCGAGTTCGGCAAGGCGAAGGTCATCGTGCCCGGCACCGACATCACTGTCGTCAGCTACTCGCGTGCGGCGGTCATCGCCGCCGACGTCGCGCAGCGCTTGAAGCCGCAGGGCATCTCGGTCGAGGTCGTCGACCTGTGCAGCCTGCGGCCGCTCGACCGCGAGACGGTGTGCCGCTCGGTCATGAAGACCGGCAAGGCCGTCGTGCTCGAAGACGACTGGCTCACCTACGGGATCGGTGCGGAGATCGCCGCGTCGATCCAGGAGGGGGCGTTCGACTACCTTGACGCTCCAGTGCGTCGCGTGGCCGCCGCGGAGATTCCGCTGCCCTACGCGAAGTCGCTGGAGAAGATCGCTCTGCCGGACGCCGACGCGCTCATCCGCGTCATCAACGAACAGCTCGATGCGACGCGGTTCGCGCGCTAG
- a CDS encoding thiamine pyrophosphate-dependent enzyme translates to MAGRTQDPQREKKAASSGSARADSAKTTTGRTKAPAKKTTGAKTSPAEKSTGVDAATRVDYYREMALIREFEQRAGEMYQRAKIGGYCHLNLGEEPTVVGLMTALRSNDYLFTNYRDHGYAIARGMGADRVMAELFGRTDGVSKGLGGSMHMYDASKRMLGGYGIVGGQIPPATGAALAITLQQKPGSDSDAVMCQMGDGTTNIGAFHEALNIAAIWKLPIVYVIINNGLGMATTVEAASGEPELYKRGCSYRIPGRRVDGSDPEVVRQAAEEMLNDARENRQPGILEVMSYRLRGHSVVDPARYRTKEEVAELKEHDPLPPYREQLIADGVLDEKAAEKIEGDAAKEVADAIAFADASPEPATSTLFDFTYATDVPNASRLMPGDPVLPVGWDKEPVGAGKEA, encoded by the coding sequence ATGGCCGGACGAACGCAGGATCCGCAGCGCGAGAAGAAGGCCGCCTCAAGCGGCTCCGCGCGCGCGGACAGCGCGAAGACGACGACAGGAAGGACGAAGGCACCCGCCAAGAAGACGACGGGCGCGAAGACATCCCCTGCAGAGAAGAGCACGGGGGTGGATGCCGCAACCCGCGTCGACTACTACCGTGAGATGGCGCTCATCCGCGAGTTCGAGCAGCGCGCGGGCGAGATGTACCAGCGTGCGAAGATCGGCGGCTACTGCCACCTGAACCTCGGCGAGGAGCCGACGGTCGTGGGGCTGATGACCGCGCTGCGCTCCAACGACTACCTGTTCACGAACTACCGTGACCATGGCTACGCGATCGCCCGCGGAATGGGCGCCGACCGTGTGATGGCCGAGCTCTTTGGCCGCACCGACGGCGTCTCGAAGGGCCTGGGCGGCTCGATGCACATGTACGACGCGTCCAAGCGCATGCTCGGCGGCTACGGCATCGTCGGCGGGCAGATCCCTCCGGCGACGGGCGCCGCCCTCGCGATCACACTGCAGCAGAAGCCGGGGTCCGACTCCGACGCTGTGATGTGCCAGATGGGCGACGGCACCACGAACATCGGCGCATTCCACGAGGCGCTGAACATCGCGGCGATCTGGAAGCTGCCGATCGTGTACGTGATCATCAACAACGGTCTGGGCATGGCCACGACCGTCGAGGCCGCATCGGGTGAGCCCGAGCTCTACAAGCGCGGCTGCTCGTATCGCATCCCCGGTCGCCGCGTCGACGGCAGCGACCCCGAGGTCGTCCGTCAGGCCGCCGAGGAGATGCTGAACGACGCCCGCGAGAACCGCCAGCCCGGCATCCTCGAGGTCATGTCGTACCGCCTGCGCGGCCACTCCGTGGTCGACCCGGCGCGGTACCGCACCAAGGAAGAGGTCGCCGAGCTCAAGGAGCACGACCCGCTGCCGCCGTACCGCGAGCAGCTGATCGCCGACGGCGTGCTCGACGAGAAGGCCGCCGAGAAGATCGAGGGCGACGCCGCGAAGGAGGTCGCCGACGCCATAGCGTTCGCCGACGCCAGCCCTGAGCCGGCCACCTCGACGCTGTTCGACTTCACGTATGCGACCGACGTCCCCAACGCGTCGCGGCTCATGCCGGGTGACCCGGTACTGCCGGTCGGGTGGGATAAAGAGCCGGTCGGCGCAGGAAAGGAGGCGTGA
- a CDS encoding CBS domain-containing protein: MEPRAGAAAGITAGQVMTAPVVTVTPDTPVTRIADTLTSSRISAVPVVDASGAVLGLVSELDMLTRGGRTAQDVMTTAVISVTTDTDIEQVRRILVGSGIRRVPVLSSGRLVGILSRHDLVGRVLEWACGVCGETVRGAHPPLVCPKCGGSEDRFGLQEQPPGP, from the coding sequence ATGGAGCCACGAGCAGGTGCGGCAGCGGGAATCACGGCCGGTCAGGTGATGACCGCACCGGTGGTGACGGTCACCCCCGACACTCCGGTCACGCGCATCGCCGACACACTCACGTCGTCGCGCATCAGTGCGGTGCCCGTCGTCGACGCGTCGGGTGCGGTGCTGGGACTGGTCAGCGAACTCGACATGCTCACGCGCGGCGGACGCACGGCGCAGGACGTCATGACGACCGCCGTGATCAGCGTCACGACCGACACCGATATCGAGCAGGTGCGACGGATCCTCGTGGGTTCGGGCATCCGCCGTGTCCCGGTTCTTTCCTCCGGCCGTCTGGTCGGAATACTCAGCCGGCACGACCTGGTCGGCCGAGTGCTGGAATGGGCGTGCGGCGTCTGCGGAGAAACCGTCCGCGGCGCGCACCCGCCGCTGGTGTGCCCGAAATGCGGCGGAAGCGAGGATCGGTTCGGGCTGCAGGAGCAACCCCCCGGTCCCTGA
- a CDS encoding ABC transporter ATP-binding protein, protein MEITSTDLGLAARVQQLTKTYGAGEGAVRALDGVTVGIRRGEFTAIMGPSGSGKSTLMHIFAGLDAPTAGHVWIGDTEITGLSDLELTVLRRRRVGFVFQAFNLVPTLDVMGNILLPFDLDGRQPTVLERSRIDGLIASLGLGDRLRHRPHELSGGQQQRVAIARALATAPDLVFADEPTGNLDSRTSREVLALLRAASAEHGQSIAMVTHDPIAASHADRVLFLGDGRIVADKPRQSAEQISTYMLAAEQDVARDAGVTA, encoded by the coding sequence ATGGAGATCACATCGACCGACCTGGGGCTTGCTGCCCGGGTGCAGCAACTCACCAAGACCTACGGCGCGGGCGAGGGGGCGGTGCGCGCCCTCGACGGCGTGACCGTCGGAATCCGCCGCGGCGAGTTCACCGCGATCATGGGGCCGTCGGGTTCGGGCAAGTCGACCCTGATGCACATCTTCGCGGGGCTGGATGCCCCGACCGCCGGCCACGTGTGGATCGGCGACACCGAGATCACGGGGCTCAGCGACCTCGAACTGACCGTGCTGCGGCGGCGCCGCGTGGGCTTCGTCTTCCAGGCGTTCAATCTCGTGCCCACGCTGGACGTGATGGGCAACATCCTGCTGCCGTTCGACCTCGACGGTCGGCAGCCGACCGTGCTCGAGCGGTCGCGGATCGACGGCCTGATCGCCTCGCTCGGGCTCGGCGATCGGCTGCGGCACCGCCCCCATGAGCTGTCGGGCGGGCAGCAGCAGCGCGTCGCGATCGCCCGCGCGCTGGCCACGGCGCCCGATCTGGTGTTCGCCGATGAGCCGACCGGCAACCTCGACTCGCGCACGAGCCGCGAGGTGCTCGCGCTGCTGCGCGCGGCCAGCGCCGAGCACGGCCAGTCGATCGCCATGGTCACGCACGACCCGATCGCCGCCTCGCACGCCGATCGGGTGCTGTTCCTCGGTGACGGGCGCATCGTCGCCGACAAGCCGCGGCAGAGCGCCGAGCAGATCTCGACGTACATGCTGGCCGCCGAGCAGGACGTGGCGCGGGATGCCGGGGTGACGGCATGA
- a CDS encoding ABC transporter permease, with the protein MNARHWLRKRGMGASILVSAISTAFGVVLISATGYIGAMLKADPALGDSGTLAFVMSFITFVLVGLAVYVAAIVTANTFATVVAGRTRQIALLRLIGASARSQRAAVARQGLVVGAIGAGIGLVAGVLGSVAGIAVLARLLGIQGVGYEVLQPALLAPAVIVALTTWAAAWAGSRRVLTVTPLQALGSSNESSREEVVQRTGRNVTAVVLVAIGVGLLAGGIALGLISPLGVAVAFFGGVLSFTGIAVGAALFMPPLLRATGRMFGRSAVARLASENALRYPERSSRMAIGVVIGVTLVTMFAVAMESAKVVFTKAAGGTLPPELATPLDAFAGIMMALVGVSAVIAAVGLVNLLTLGVVQRQRELGLLRALGLSTGQVRRVVLLEAAHVTITAVVTGVVLGVAYGWAGAQSLLGAVAANPNHEKAGLVWPAIPVPVVVLIVAATAVLTLVAAVVPTRLATRVSPVEALAAA; encoded by the coding sequence ATGAATGCACGGCACTGGCTCCGCAAGCGGGGGATGGGCGCCAGCATCCTCGTCTCCGCCATATCGACCGCGTTCGGCGTGGTGCTCATCTCGGCGACGGGATACATCGGTGCGATGCTGAAGGCCGACCCGGCCCTGGGCGACAGCGGCACGCTCGCGTTCGTGATGAGCTTCATCACCTTCGTGCTCGTCGGGCTGGCGGTGTACGTCGCCGCGATCGTGACGGCGAACACATTCGCGACCGTCGTCGCCGGCCGGACCCGACAGATAGCGCTGCTGCGCCTGATCGGCGCCTCGGCGAGGTCGCAACGGGCGGCCGTGGCGCGGCAGGGGCTCGTCGTCGGTGCGATCGGCGCCGGCATCGGGCTGGTAGCGGGCGTCCTCGGCTCGGTCGCCGGCATCGCGGTGCTCGCGCGGCTGCTGGGTATTCAGGGCGTGGGCTATGAGGTGCTGCAGCCGGCGCTGCTCGCGCCCGCGGTGATCGTGGCGCTCACGACCTGGGCCGCGGCATGGGCGGGCTCGCGGCGGGTGCTGACTGTGACGCCGCTGCAGGCGCTGGGCTCGTCGAACGAGTCGAGCCGCGAAGAGGTCGTGCAGCGCACCGGACGCAATGTGACCGCGGTCGTGCTGGTGGCGATCGGCGTCGGGCTGCTGGCCGGGGGCATTGCGCTCGGGCTGATCAGCCCGCTCGGGGTGGCTGTGGCCTTCTTCGGAGGAGTGCTCTCGTTCACGGGCATCGCGGTGGGGGCCGCGCTGTTCATGCCGCCGCTCCTGCGGGCCACGGGGCGGATGTTCGGCCGCTCCGCCGTGGCCCGCCTCGCGTCGGAGAACGCGCTGCGGTACCCCGAGCGCTCGAGCCGCATGGCGATCGGCGTCGTGATCGGCGTGACGCTCGTGACGATGTTCGCGGTCGCGATGGAGTCGGCGAAGGTCGTCTTCACCAAGGCCGCCGGTGGCACCCTGCCGCCCGAGCTCGCCACGCCGCTCGACGCGTTCGCGGGCATCATGATGGCGTTGGTGGGCGTCTCGGCCGTCATCGCCGCGGTCGGCCTGGTCAACCTGCTGACGCTCGGGGTGGTGCAGCGCCAGCGCGAGCTCGGGCTGCTGCGTGCTCTCGGGCTGTCGACCGGGCAGGTGCGCCGCGTCGTGCTGCTGGAGGCCGCACATGTCACGATCACGGCCGTCGTGACCGGCGTCGTGCTCGGGGTCGCCTACGGCTGGGCCGGGGCGCAGTCGCTGCTGGGGGCGGTGGCTGCGAACCCGAACCACGAGAAGGCGGGCCTCGTCTGGCCGGCGATCCCGGTGCCGGTGGTGGTGCTCATCGTGGCCGCCACCGCCGTGCTCACGCTCGTCGCCGCCGTCGTGCCGACGCGACTGGCGACCCGGGTCTCGCCGGTGGAGGCGCTCGCCGCCGCCTGA
- a CDS encoding 2-phosphosulfolactate phosphatase has translation MPVFDQSFYQVRLEWGIDGLARLAPADVVVVVDVLRFTTAATDAAARGESFALDHSGSVNGAPLAAAATGALVLAGSLRNAGAVARAIMAEQHRLGGRVTVAVLPAGERAKDAADTIRFAIEDQLGAGAIIAALADLGIDHISPEAAVACESFRALRGAVRHLLTASGSGQELIERGLRDDVVHAAELDASDAVPVLRDGAFAPV, from the coding sequence GTGCCGGTCTTCGATCAGTCGTTTTATCAGGTCCGCCTCGAGTGGGGCATCGACGGCCTGGCGCGCCTCGCACCGGCCGATGTCGTCGTCGTAGTCGACGTGCTACGTTTCACGACAGCGGCGACGGATGCGGCGGCTCGCGGCGAATCGTTCGCACTCGACCACAGCGGCTCGGTCAACGGCGCGCCCTTGGCGGCCGCGGCGACCGGCGCGCTCGTGCTGGCCGGCAGCCTGCGCAACGCGGGCGCGGTGGCACGCGCGATCATGGCCGAGCAGCATCGGCTCGGCGGCCGCGTGACCGTGGCCGTGCTGCCCGCGGGGGAGCGAGCCAAGGACGCCGCCGACACGATCCGTTTCGCGATCGAAGACCAGCTGGGTGCCGGCGCGATCATCGCGGCGCTCGCCGATCTCGGCATCGACCACATTTCGCCCGAGGCTGCCGTCGCCTGCGAGTCGTTCCGCGCGCTGCGCGGTGCGGTGCGGCACCTGCTGACGGCCAGCGGCTCGGGCCAAGAGCTCATCGAACGCGGACTGCGCGACGACGTCGTGCACGCGGCCGAGCTCGACGCGTCAGACGCCGTGCCGGTTCTGCGCGACGGGGCCTTCGCCCCGGTGTGA
- a CDS encoding SprT-like domain-containing protein, whose translation MSDLQRVRAWADALISLHLDESWTFGFDNAKRRAGQCDYTRKRITLSRYLAARHEDDDNHQTLLHEVAHALAGHAAGHGPAWKKTALELGYVGGTTHRLETATELAPWVGRCPAGHVVYRHRRPAHEMSCARCCRSFDRRFLLRWTRREISAATRRAATTPR comes from the coding sequence ATGTCGGATCTTCAGCGAGTGCGCGCCTGGGCAGACGCGCTGATAAGCCTCCACCTCGACGAATCGTGGACGTTCGGCTTCGACAACGCCAAACGCCGCGCTGGGCAGTGCGACTACACGCGAAAACGCATCACGCTGTCGCGATATCTGGCCGCGCGCCACGAAGACGACGACAACCACCAGACGCTGCTGCACGAGGTCGCGCACGCGCTCGCTGGGCACGCGGCCGGGCACGGCCCGGCGTGGAAGAAGACGGCGCTCGAGCTCGGTTACGTCGGCGGCACCACGCACCGGCTCGAGACCGCCACCGAACTCGCGCCCTGGGTCGGACGATGCCCGGCCGGGCACGTCGTGTACCGGCACCGGCGTCCGGCGCACGAGATGTCGTGCGCCAGGTGCTGCCGTAGCTTCGACCGGCGCTTCCTTCTCCGCTGGACGCGCCGCGAGATCTCTGCCGCCACACGCCGCGCCGCGACGACGCCGCGCTGA